In Streptobacillus felis, the following are encoded in one genomic region:
- a CDS encoding GntR family transcriptional regulator: MKDNEHFYYSIYEEFKTNILEGKLVPGDKLDSERNLSEKYNVSRNTIRATLNLLEKEGYVFKVQGKGNFVASQKMNQNLNTFYSFYENIKSAGKKPKSEIVSHKIIEANFELSEIFRIPLNSKIIYFERLRFMNEEPIIFEQTYLPMYRFNGFDPLELNNNSMYNIFENRYDVTFSKAIETLKPILISSKKEKTLLKLKDNDLGMSITRSTYEKEKIIEYTISSIKNNVFEYSITLNKGW, from the coding sequence TTGAAAGATAATGAACATTTTTATTATTCCATATATGAAGAATTTAAAACTAATATATTGGAGGGAAAACTAGTTCCAGGAGATAAATTAGATTCTGAAAGAAATCTATCAGAGAAATACAATGTTAGTAGAAATACTATACGTGCAACTCTTAATCTACTTGAAAAAGAAGGCTATGTATTTAAAGTACAAGGTAAGGGTAACTTTGTTGCTAGCCAAAAAATGAATCAAAATCTTAATACTTTCTATAGTTTTTATGAAAATATTAAATCTGCTGGTAAGAAACCCAAATCAGAGATAGTATCACATAAAATTATAGAGGCTAATTTTGAGCTTTCAGAAATTTTTAGAATACCTCTTAATTCGAAGATAATATATTTTGAAAGATTACGTTTCATGAATGAAGAACCAATAATATTCGAACAAACATATCTACCTATGTACAGATTTAATGGTTTTGATCCACTTGAACTAAATAATAATTCTATGTATAATATTTTCGAAAATAGGTATGATGTTACTTTCTCCAAAGCCATAGAAACTTTAAAGCCAATATTAATTTCTAGTAAAAAAGAAAAAACTTTACTTAAATTAAAGGATAATGACTTAGGAATGAGTATAACTCGTAGTACTTATGAAAAAGAAAAAATAATAGAGTATACTATATCAAGTATAAAAAACAATGTATTTGAATATAGCATAACATTAAATAAAGGATGGTAA